In the Paralichthys olivaceus isolate ysfri-2021 chromosome 15, ASM2471397v2, whole genome shotgun sequence genome, one interval contains:
- the LOC138413836 gene encoding golgin subfamily A member 6-like protein 25 codes for MDILTCGTMQSEIKALKEKLKLNDELLIREQEKMTARSKAHIGVLAELAVQSNKVKALEDKLKENDELLMREKEKMTAHSKAHNGKLAELAVQSNKVKALEEKLKQNDELLMREKEKVTAHSKAHNGKLAELAVQSNKVKALEEKLKQKDELLIREKEKMTAHSKAHNGKLAELAVQSNKVKALEEKLKQNDELLIREKEKMTAHSKAHNGKLAVQSNKVKALEEDNVALKEKVALLKRDLSRVELVVTEMEERQAHSQKIDSMDKETQTSDLLQDENNALQEELMKLRASYHEVCLNQTTNQEKFDTELQEEKQEKNVLQEELMKLRDSYHEVCQNQTTNQEKFNTELQEKKVLQEELMKLKASYNVVCHCHEAEVSSRELNGENKDDVTEEKSLSSVLPEKPKKTSLWKRIRHALGLRKPQCWK; via the exons atggacatcctg acatgtggaacaatgcagtctgagattaaggctctgaaagagaagctcaaactgaatgatgagcttctgataagggagcaggagaaaatgacagctcgctctaaagcccacattggtgtcctggctgaactggctgtacagagcaacaaggtgaaggctctggaagacaagctcaaagagaacgatgagcttctgatgagggagaaggagaaaatgacagctcactctaaagcccacaatggcaaactggctgaactggctgtacagagcaacaaggtgaaggctctggaagagaagctcaaacagaacgatgagcttctgatgagggagaaggagaaagtgacagctcactctaaagcccacaatggtaaactggctgaactggctgtacagagcaacaaggtgaaggctctggaagagaagctcaaacagaaggatgagcttctgattagggagaaggagaaaatgacagctcactctaaagcccacaatggtaaactggctgaacttgctgtacagagcaacaaggtgaaggctctggaagagaagctcaaacagaacgatgagcttctgattagggagaaggagaaaatgacagctcactctaaagcccacaatggcaaactggctgtacaaagcaacaaggtgaaggctctggaagaggacaatgtggctctgaaggagaaggtggcccttttgaaaagggatttgagcagggttgagcttgtggtgacagagatggaggaaaggcaagctcacagccaaaagattgactccatggacaaggagactcaaaccagcgatctgcttcaggatgagaataatgctcttcaagaagagctgatgaagctcagagcttcttatcatgaggtctgtctgaatcagactaccaaccaggagaagttcgacactgagctccaggaggagaagcaggaaaagaacgttctccaagaagagctgatgaagctcagagattcttatcatgaggtctgtcaaaatcagactaccaaccaggagaagttcaacactgagctccaggagaagaaggttctccaagaagagctgatgaagctcaaagcttcttacaatgtggtctgccactgtcatgaagctgaagtttccagtcgggagctcaatggagagaataaggatgatgtcactgaggagaagtctctctccagtgttctccctgagaaaccaaagaagacttcactctggaagagaatccgccacgctctggggttgagaaaaccacagtgttggaagtag